From Candidatus Poribacteria bacterium, the proteins below share one genomic window:
- a CDS encoding 6-phosphofructokinase: MKRIGVLTGGGDTSALNATLKGIAVQTEEYGLELLGFVEGWKGVLEGRYVVLKPDMIDENRGGTLIKTSRTDLRKVEGGIEQAVENLRKIGVDGLIPIGGDDTLTVGAALSQEFTTAFVTKTIDNDVGRNAPEGERVDYEEIINYFCPGFPSAAARFSSFVRDLHTTAYSHERIMVVEAMGRDMGWLALSGEYGDADITIIPEHGLNYERLKDIVVRRFKEQRHLIIVVAEGLKDEEGRLITSSPDYMDAFGHAKPGGCSEVIAKRLKGDLAKQLGTSNFNHVIPSYLQRCGPPIELDRDCAIALGRKAVEALYRGKVNHVACTRRCGDRIETVLLSLDEVLELDEEGHVIPRKVDERFYDPEEMKATPEGIEYFKPLLGPKPTSYRYPELRVQTA; encoded by the coding sequence AAGGATGGAAAGGGGTGCTTGAGGGAAGATATGTGGTGCTTAAACCGGATATGATAGACGAGAACAGAGGGGGAACGCTGATCAAGACCTCCAGGACGGATCTGCGAAAGGTGGAGGGAGGAATCGAACAGGCGGTCGAAAACCTGAGGAAGATCGGCGTTGACGGGTTGATCCCCATAGGCGGCGACGACACGCTTACCGTCGGCGCTGCCCTCTCCCAGGAGTTCACCACCGCGTTTGTGACCAAAACGATAGACAACGATGTAGGCCGTAATGCCCCAGAGGGCGAGAGGGTGGATTATGAAGAAATAATCAACTACTTCTGCCCCGGTTTCCCCTCAGCGGCGGCCAGGTTTTCATCCTTCGTTCGCGATCTACATACGACCGCCTACTCCCATGAGAGAATAATGGTCGTCGAGGCGATGGGCAGGGACATGGGATGGCTGGCCCTTTCAGGGGAATACGGCGACGCCGATATCACGATCATACCGGAACATGGGTTGAACTATGAGAGGCTCAAGGATATAGTGGTTCGTAGGTTTAAGGAGCAGAGACATCTGATCATAGTCGTCGCCGAGGGATTGAAGGATGAGGAGGGAAGGTTGATAACCTCAAGCCCGGACTATATGGACGCCTTCGGACACGCCAAACCCGGAGGATGTTCCGAGGTGATAGCCAAGAGGTTGAAGGGGGATCTGGCGAAACAGCTTGGAACTTCGAACTTCAATCACGTCATCCCCTCTTATCTTCAGAGATGCGGCCCACCGATCGAGCTCGACAGGGACTGCGCCATCGCACTAGGTAGGAAGGCGGTCGAGGCGCTCTACAGAGGCAAGGTCAACCATGTGGCATGCACGCGGAGATGCGGGGATAGAATCGAAACCGTGCTTCTGAGCTTAGATGAGGTGCTGGAATTAGATGAAGAAGGTCATGTGATCCCGAGGAAGGTGGACGAGAGGTTCTACGATCCCGAAGAGATGAAGGCCACGCCTGAGGGAATCGAGTATTTCAAACCCTTGCTGGGGCCAAAGCCGACCTCCTACAGGTATCCCGAGCTCAGGGTTCAAACCGCCTGA